A region of the Micropterus dolomieu isolate WLL.071019.BEF.003 ecotype Adirondacks linkage group LG10, ASM2129224v1, whole genome shotgun sequence genome:
AAACTGCCCCAAAcctacacactgtaacacaataGTGAACCGCAGAGTGAAGGAACCCTCGTTAGACTGTATGTACACTGAGCTGTGCACATTAATATATTATCCCCCTCGTGCACACATTCAGATGTGCAGAAGAAAAATGCAGAAAGGAAGCAGGTGTGCATTTCATTACGCTTTCATAACTGACATTTTCCTCATGGATATATTTTCTCCTGCTGATTAAGTTACAAACCGTTAACGCCGTCACGCAGCACATCCATCAGCTCACATCTGTGTAGCGTTTCATCACCGCCAAGCAGATTTAAAATACCACAGCAGATTCTgacaaagataaaacaaatgtcaaccctctctttctcacacattgTTTGCAGTACTTGTGCCTCAGAATCACGTTTAAAACAGATGTTTAATCAGAAAAATGAGAACGTGGGCCGACTATCGTAACCTCATGATGCCATAGAccttttattgatttttattttttcagttttcacaacagcagcagtgcttTTTTGTGCTCCAAGTGGGTTGGATTTCATCCTCCAGAGCAGAGCAGTTACAGTGCATCGCCAATGTGTGCAGAAGCGTTGTACAGCAGAAGCTAACCTGGATGAAATGCAACTTCCATTTGGATTTGACAGAGCCACCAGATGAGTTTCACACTGAGCTGATCAATACTGTACACAAAGAGGCTATTCATCACAGAGCCGCAGTAGAGCAGGATGGCTACAGTACGTCCACGTCGTGATTTGGCTCTAACATTCAACATGGCTGCCGAAAAAGTCACCAAAGGTGGGAGCCAGCGTCGTCACGGTGCTCTGGCAGTTCTCTTTGATGTGAGGGGGATGGCCATCCTACAGCAGGACTTTCTGTCatgtattattctgtttttatagaaaaatgtattttagagaGACTCTTTCTGTTTCTACCGGTGCAACAAACTCcctgcagctgttgtgtggcTGCTTTCTAAATTTCTCCAGAGACTATTagtcattttttccccctcttttaatttttatgctCCAGGAGAGCCGTGTTAAAGGACTAGGTTCATATTTtagtaaattgttttttttagctttacaGTTAGATAAACAGAAAGatgccactctcatgtctgtgtgaagcCAGAGTCAACTggtagttagcttagcttagcataaacaaaggggaaacagctagcctggctttgtccaacGTTTAAAACATCAGTCCCTCCGGGATTTCACGATGTCACCATGGCAACTATTAAAACAAATTCAACACATCCCCGTGAATTCCTTCACATTAAATTTTGACAAATCTCCTAAATTTTTACACAAATATTACCAAATCTGATCATTGCTGTTTGGCGCAAAACATTGTCACACGTCAGCAAACTCACTTCCTTGTTTGTAACCAACGTCTCACATTTGCTGACAAAAAAGCATTGTGGTCGAACATAAAAGAAATTGTGTATTGACAAACACTTTGCTGCCGCAAATGTACATGGAGACAAATCCCCGAGACACAGGCTGCTGCGTCCCTGTCAGCTGCAAGCACTGAAAGAATCAGGGTAAACTGGTTTAAATTATGCAGGGTTGGGCCCGccaaatcctggagggactgtttaatgattcaactCTAATTCTAacgttaaaaaaaatcacatctatttttgtagttttcacTTATTACTACAATTACGTCGCAAAAAAATGCCCCAAAACATCGCAAAATTAGGCATTTTAGGCAACAATCACAAAGCAGGCCAGCGAAATCCTGGAGTGACTGAAATACACCTCCTGCTCACCAATTAACCCATAtcacatttgtttaatttgtacgcaaactgaaatgtaaaaacagtatacagattaaacaaatgtggTAAGTGTTACTGAGCTTTAGGTGTGTTAGTCAGCAGACTGcttccaatctttatgctaagctcgGATAATATTCCAGGTGTTGGACCAACGCGTTCTCGGTGGTGTCAAAGTTCAACACACTGGGTGAAGCCCGGTTgcgtcacttttgaatgctaaAGGTAGCTGAAGGATATTCAACTGATAAGACAGAGTATTGTAAGTATTATGTAAGTTGCGTAAGTTACATTACGTAACTTATGTAAATTAACTGACATaagtaatgtagttattttaactgtgatctttttctaaacctaaccaagtagttttgttgcctaaaccaaaccaaattacTGCGTTTCACAACGTGCCGTTTTCAAATTATGAAATTTTGCAACATTTAcacttttattctgaaagtctaaccggatgttgcataattattgttgctaacttgaccgcagagcacTAAACGTTGAAAAACGAACCTGAACATGGGCATAAAAAAGCGATGCCTTGCATTCTTGAATGTGTTGGTTGGGAAGTTCTACTGcataaattttaaaataaagtcttTAGTGTCTCAAAGAAAGCTGTGTAAAGTCTACTAAAAGTCCTcgagtgatgtcacttgagtcagtgtcggctgaagactacaagtttgaaaatgaaaccaatcTGTTGGCGTGGATTTAGAAAGACGTGAGCTTACCAGTAGCTGCTGCTCGTCCCTGCTAcaggctacattagccgctactagcaCGATACATCCGAATCTCCGACCAAACTGTTGACGGTTgcgttgcattgtgggtaacgTAGGCGCCATGTTTTGACTGGGAAGAAGAACGTGTGGAATGACAAAAGCAGATATCTCTGGTGCTGCTGCATCGATTTTGATCCTTTAAAACAAATGTCCATCGTGAGTCCGACAGTTTTGTAGGAAAGCATCAAAACTCTTTTTAACACGCAGACATGAGAGTGACATCAACtgtctcatctaactcttggcccATTACCCCACAACTCTTCCTTAAAATCAACAGGACAGGGTTCCTACACATTTCTGAGATCACACGCTAATTCATTGCATGACCAGCGAAGCcaggattttaaaaatactgaagtcAATTTTCCCAGCGTAACCCCTcaatatttaatacatttatttaacttttaaatcaTACTTTATGTAATTTTATCTCCTTGAAGTCTTCACCACAATATCAATACTTAAATTCCAGTAGAGCAAATGACCTTAAGTACAATTTATTTATAgtgtaatttatatttaatttggcctaaaaatactgaaatttaAGAACTTTGATTTCAAGAAATTGCAGAGCTGACGCTTCATATGTAATTTATACTCCTTAACTTTTAACCCCCCATATTTCCTGACTTCATGACTTGAGCTGCAGCCTTGGACATGAGTAGCATGATTTCCAACACCATTactttcttgttgttgttgttgttgttgttgttgttacagctgttgcatatttttttctgcaacacaaacagatttagagttttttcagtttgatattttttcttcaaaaaaaaTGCTCTTTTAAAGGGATCAACAGCTGCTAAAGCTTGACATTTAACATGTGACAGTTTggtgggaggaaaaaaaaaggggggtgATTTTGATCAGAATACCGTGACATTTTCCAgcgcttaaaaaaaaaaaatcatcttccACAACTTTTCTAGGTGTGGAAGACGCAAATGCCAAATTCCAAGAGGTGACTGTAGGAACCCTGCGTCGTCAAGCCTGTTTCGACTAGATttggatttgtgtttgtttttgcctgaCATGAAATGGAGCATTACAGCtaatattaacaattaacaattcATCTTTTAACAAGAGGTCTGGTAGATAGCGTTGGGCTCTGCAGTTTGCACTATATTACAGTGTAATACCCATTCAATTGAGCAAAATCCAGACTCTTCAGCAAGTTAAGGTAAAGTCACACTGATGCATACAGATTCGTACATTTACACTCATTTTGGAGCCTTGAACTCCAGcaataaaattaaagaaaatgcaTGCACTGGCCACGAGAATAAACCAaatctttatgtttttttctctgactGAACTCGTGCTTTTCTCTCCATCTGGGCCAGGCACGTCTGAGGaactaaaataaacatgttgtaGGCACCAGTATTTCCCCTTATTGAGTCaggaaaatgaaacacaaattgtattttttgcCCTTGGGGCTCATGGTCAGCTTAGCTAACCTAAGCTGCTTGTGCTTACAAGCCAACTGATGTTGACTGTCAAACTCATATGGCAATGTGAGTCTGTAGGCTACAGTCCAGTGCAGCACGTACAGGCGGGGGTAAGTGTGGGGGGCCCTGCACCTGGGGCTATGGGCTTCCTCCAAGTCATTACATATCAACTGCAAACCAGTCACGTAGCTTCCACATCATCACATCCACCGacacttctcctcctctccaatgGCTAGGAAATGACAGCCATTCATTAGACAGCGCCATCAGATAGCACAATGCAGACTGGATGGCGGGTCAATGCATTTCTACAGTCCTCTGCACCATCTATCAGCTGAACGCTCATTCTGCAGCCACATTATCATAAACAATCTGGATGTTGGGGATTTTGCCCTCGAGGGGGGGTAACCTTGCAGAGGGAAATGTTTGTGGGGTGATGGGGAGTTTGACTCTGGCATTATACAGATGGTTAGAGAGAGGAGGGGTTATTTCTGTGGCTGGTAATAAGCGTTTATGCCCTGCAGCATTTAAACCGTATTAGTTTGTGGAAAGCCTGTTTAAAGTCCTCGTTGGACATGGTGTAAATGATGGGGTTGATTAAGGAGTTGAGGTAACCCAGCCAggtgaaaatgtcaaataactCCGGGTGGAAGCAGGACTCGCAGACAGGCACTAGAAGAGTGTAAATGAAAAACGGGAGCCAGCATATGATGTAGGCTCCCAGGATTATTCCCAAAGTTTTGGTCGCCTTCCTCTCCCGGGCGGCGGAGATCCGCTTCTTCTCCAGCAGCGCGTCGGACACAGTGACTTTGACTTGGCTCACGTTCGCGGGCGAGGTAGTGTCACAGGAGGAGGTGTCGTTCGTCCCGTAGTTCAGAGAGGTCGTGGACGCCACCGAGCCGGGGGAGTTGGTGATCAGGTGCGCCGAGGTGAGTCTTTTCCCCGGCTTGTTGTGCGACTGCTTCAGGATGCGCTTACGGGCTTCCACGTAAATCCTCCCGTACAGGGCGATGAGCAGCAGCGTGGGGATGTAGAAAGCGCCGAAGGTGGAGTAGATGGTGTAGAAAATGTGGTCGGTGTTCACGTTGCAGGTCGTCACCTCCTCTGCTTTCACTTGGCGCCAGAAGAAAGGCGGCAGGGAGATGGAGATGGCGATCACCCAGGCGGTGGCGATCATCCCGGCTGCGCGCCCCGGCGTGCGCTTCTTGGAGTACTCCACCGCGTCCGTGATGGCCCAGTAGCGGTCCAGCGCAATTACGCACAGGTGGAGGATTGACGCGGTGCAACACGTTATGTCCGAGGACAGCCATATGTCGCACACCACCTGCCCCAGTGTCCAGGTTTGGCTGACCGTGTACAGCGCGCTGATCGGCATCACCAAAATGGACACCAGGAGGTCCGTGACGGCCAGGGAGGCGATCAGAAAGTTTGCCGGGGTGTGTAATTTTCGGGACTGGTAAATGGTGACGATGACGAACGCGTTTGAAAGCGTCGTGGCGAAAGTTATGAGGGCTAAGGTCACGGCTAGACCCGCCTGGAAAGCCACGTTACTGTCCTTCTCCGTTTTCGACGTGAAATTGGCATGGGTGTAGTTGGCGGAGATGTTCAACAGCTCTCCGTAGATGACAGGCGTTGGTTTGAGCTGACTTGCATTCTCCATCCCTCCACCTTCCCTCGTCAGATCCCCCTGTCATTGAGCTCAAAGTAAAGCCTGGAGATCACTCTGAAATCACTCAAATATTCATCCACCAGGCGCGTTTCTTGTCTTCTGAaaacccaaaataaaagcgGCTCCATCTCCAGCAGACGCGCAGCAGCAGTTATCCAACCATCAGACGACAGGTGTTGCCACAAAGACGCATTTTTGCCTCCTTCTCTTCATCTTATTCACATCACCCGCAGCATTTTACACTATTTAATCAACTTAAATAGGCCTATCCatggaataaaaataaagcGGCACAAAAAGCTGCCTCTCCATCATCCACAAACATCTTTCTGTGAAATCAAGTCATATCAGGATCCAGTGTCAgagcagaaatgaaaaatactAAAATGCTGTCTCTATTAGCTGGTTTTTAATCCGCGCACAGTCTCTTCACAAgttcagagctgctgaagtctGACTCCTGGTTTTatactgctctctctctctctctctctctctctctgccccccccctctctccctccctctatgTTTCATACATTTCTATGACCTGTTTTCTCTATCAGGACTTTTTTTAGGCCAACACCTATATTAATATTTACCATAAACTCaagatttaaacatttttagaaTTCCTTATTTTAATAATCGTGACACAGGTAAGTAGTGACCGAcattttacactgtaaaaataaaccTGTCAGTGTTCTCTGGTTTAATAATGATGCTGTTTCTAAATTGAACCTCAGCTTGAGGttcaaagttcattcttgaaAACTTCTTCCCTAACAGCAACTCCATCtagcctataaataaaaatcatgtGATAAAATTGAAATCTCCAGAACGAAAAGGACCTTTTGTTGGGATTGTGTTCTCAGCTTCCTCAAACATACTTCACCATTCTTGTAGTTTTTGTCACTTATCAACCAACATATACACCTATAAGGGCATGAGTCCAATTCTTCCACTCTAGAAATACATTTCTAATggcaaaatactgaatacttaatttaattaattttcaaaGCAACACAATAGGTGTGTTTGACTACATGCGTTGGATGCTGAGAAATTTTGTCCAATTTTCActggcgctgcaaaacgtcaccatatcacatgacattaaaacctacTGGGAGCAAAACGGCTGCAGTTTTTTGAGTCAGGCGACCACAGTTATTTTTCTCTGGCTCCGGCAGTATTTTGGCTGCTCACGTTTCACTATCAAGTCAGCAAAAGCCTGCCGCATCATCTCCAGCTTACCTTATGAGAGATTTGGTGTTTTCCGCGATTTGGTGCAATTCACGGCCGTGGTaaataaaatcagctgattcaaaaactagcaagtccaCCACCTatagcttcttcttcttcttcttcttcttcttcttcttcttatggCTTGCTCACTGTAGAGTCTTGTTGGTGTGTAATGTGGTGCCTTGAAGTATTACACCGTTCACCGTACACAGTTCCAACCAAAAGAGCCCTTTTGTGAACATTTAGGAAGTTTGTTTATGACAACAGAGCAAACCCTTCCAATGAAGACCAACAGCTGCCGTTTAAAGCTGGTAAGTGAACCTTTAGTTTAAACTTTTTTAGTCAATCTACTGTTCCTAAAGGACATAAAAGGAACTGTCACACTcagatatatttttgtttggCTAAAAGAAGTAAAATGTGAACACGATGAGTCTAAAAATGGTGGAATCAGCATTTAACCCATCACcgcttgtttttaaaattgacAAACTGCCCTGCAGGTTGCAACAGAGGACACGACCTCACCTGTCCTCAGTGGCAGCTTATCTGAGACGAGATAAAATCAGCCGATGATATCGGCCGCGTCTCTGTATCAGTCGGGTTTCTGCTCAGCAATGGATCATATTCTTTGTAACTGTTTGTCCTTCACAGGTGTCCAATAAAGAGCTCTTTAAAATCACTTCCTCACTGTCTCTCATTCTAAAAATAACAATTCAGGCTgaaactaacgattattttcatgaCTACTTATTCTGCCTAATGTTTTCTTGATTTAGCATTTGATCTTTAAATGTCAGACAATATTGCAAAAAGCCAGTTACAGTTCAAAATCCaatgatattcagtttattgGCACAAAAGATGATGAAAACCAGGAAATGTTCATATTTTAGGAGCCGAAACAAGAAActtgtcattttttattataacacTACCTAAATGAttgttaaaattattattttatgatatAGAAGATTTATCTATACGACAATTAATCAACAACagcaaaagacaaacagaaaacaggaaatatCAAGACGACAGGTGTTGCCACAAAGATAAATTCCTGCCTCCTTCCCTTCATCTTATTCACCCGCAGCATTTCATACTATTTGTTTAACTCAAATAtcccaaaaataaaatgaaaacggCACCGCTAGCTGCCTCTCCATCACCCACGGATATCGCTGTGTGATGTTTTAATCATCTTCCTAATCATATCAGCATCCGGAGTCAGAGcagaaatgaaaatactttgctGAAGATAATGAAAACTAggaaatattcatttatttaggaGCTTGCCAGGGGACTTTGtggaatatttcattaaaaaaattaccTTAATGAATGCTAATTTTCTGTCCAGCGATTAAATAAGAATTAGTTATACAACAACTGCAAGGTGGCGTATAAAAGACAAACATATACCAGGAAATGTCAAGTGAACATTTAAATTGAATAGTGAGGATAGGAAACAAAGAGCCATTACTAGAAtccaaatttacatttatttgcatACCTGTAAAGCATATCTACACATAATAGCATCTATAAAAGTAGAAATAAagatctctgtctctctcccaggGTTTCCTCTGCGGAGAAGCAGGACAGCTCCTTGACCTGCAGCTCCCTCCTGACTCCATGTTTTAAATATCCGATCATAGTTTCCTGAAGGGTCGAGGGCCAAAAACACAACCTGGGACCAGAGCAGGAGGAAGTATTAggatacttaagtaaaagtactaataccacattGTGACAAATAGTCCTACATGAAGATGTTActtaagtataatcaggaaaatgtacttttaaagtAGATATTATCtcatcacattattattattcctcatgcattaatgtaaaagcaggattttaccaCTGtagttgaactattttgtagtgatttatttttctatgcTTTTAACTGGTTTTTAattcctttaaaatattttcatgtttttgtctattttatcttaaaatctgatgggtttttttttttttacgacttgtgtgttttattttctgcctttgtaacatagattttgaaaagtgctctatacaTAAcgattatcattattatgatttttattctggatcaatctgctgattatttcctcctTTAAATCGAGTGATCGTTTGGTTTTTAAAGACTCTGCCGTCACAggtacccagagcccaaagtaaATACACAATGCTTGGTGTgtattctctgattcc
Encoded here:
- the LOC123977934 gene encoding 5-hydroxytryptamine receptor 1B-like; its protein translation is MENASQLKPTPVIYGELLNISANYTHANFTSKTEKDSNVAFQAGLAVTLALITFATTLSNAFVIVTIYQSRKLHTPANFLIASLAVTDLLVSILVMPISALYTVSQTWTLGQVVCDIWLSSDITCCTASILHLCVIALDRYWAITDAVEYSKKRTPGRAAGMIATAWVIAISISLPPFFWRQVKAEEVTTCNVNTDHIFYTIYSTFGAFYIPTLLLIALYGRIYVEARKRILKQSHNKPGKRLTSAHLITNSPGSVASTTSLNYGTNDTSSCDTTSPANVSQVKVTVSDALLEKKRISAARERKATKTLGIILGAYIICWLPFFIYTLLVPVCESCFHPELFDIFTWLGYLNSLINPIIYTMSNEDFKQAFHKLIRFKCCRA